A single region of the Musa acuminata AAA Group cultivar baxijiao chromosome BXJ1-11, Cavendish_Baxijiao_AAA, whole genome shotgun sequence genome encodes:
- the LOC135597554 gene encoding uncharacterized protein LOC135597554 — translation MARAALHISMAISPTKCGENGDKSAENSRVLILGGTGRVGGSTATALSKLCPSLQLLIAGRNREKGAALVSKLGKNAEFVEVNIESTNMLEKTLEDVDLVVHAAGPFQKAENCGVLEAAISTKTAYVDICDDTDYSQRAKSFHSEAVAAGVPAITTGGIYPGVSNVMAAELVHSAKSENAGEPERLRFFYYTAGSGGAGPTILATSFLLLGEDVIAYNKGEMIKMKPYSGVLNIDFGKGIGKRDVYLLNLPEVRSTHEILGVPNVSARFGTAPFFWNWGMQAIANFVPREILRDRSKVQQLVQIFDPSVRAIDGIAGERVAIRVDLECSNGRSTVGLFTHKKLSVSVGYSTAAFALAVLEGSTQHGVWFPEEPEGIAIDARKVLLERAIAAEGTINFVMNKPPWLVETDPKELGLGIYV, via the exons ATGGCGCGAGCTGCCCTCCATATTTCCATGGCCATCTCTCCCACGAAATGTGGCGAGAATGGCGACAAGTCGGCCGAGAACTCCCGCGTACTTATCCTGGGAGGAACCGGAAGGGTCGGTGGCTCCACGGCTACTGCTCTATCGAAGCTCTGCCCCTCCCTCCAATTGCTCATAGCTGGACGGAATCG GGAAAAAGGTGCTGCACTTGTATCTAAACTTGGTAAAAATGCCGAGTTTGTTGAAGTTAACATTGAGAGCACAAACATGTTGGAAAAAACATTAGAAG ATGTAGATTTAGTAGTTCATGCTGCTGGACCATTTCAAAAGGCAGAGAACTGTGGTGTGTTGGAAGCTGCAATATCTACAAAG ACAGCGTATGTGGATATCTGTGATGATACAGACTATTCACAGAGAGCAAAATCCTTCCATTCAGAAGCAGTGGCTGCTGGAGTTCCAGCAATTACAACTGGTGGAATTTACCCTGGAGTGAGCAACG TTATGGCAGCTGAGTTAGTTCACTCTGCCAAATCTGAGAATGCTGGTGAACCAGAAAGGTTAAG ATTTTTCTACTACACTGCAGGTTCTGGTGGTGCAGGTCCAACAATATTGGCGACTAGCTTTCTGCTGCTTGGAGAAGATGTTATTGCTTATAATAAAG GTGAAATGATCAAAATGAAACCATATAGTGGAGTTCTCAACATTGACTTTGGAAAAGGGATTGGAAAAAGGGATGTTTACTTACT gaactTGCCTGAGGTTAGGAGCACTCATGAGATTTTGGGTGTGCCAAATGTCAGTGCTCGATTCGGTACAGCACCCTTCTTCTGGAATTGGGGAATGCAAGCTATTGCAAATTTTGTTCCTAGG GAAATTCTGAGAGATAGAAGTAAAGTCCAGCAGTTAGTTCAGATATTCGACCCTTCGGTGCGAGCTATTGATGGCATTGCAGGAGAGCGGGTAGCAATAAGG GTTGACTTGGAATGCTCAAATGGAAGGAGTACTGTTGGTTTATTCACTCACAAGAAACTTTCGGT ATCGGTCGGATATTCCACTGCTGCTTTTGCACTAGCAGTTCTTGAGGGGAGCACACAACATGGTGTTTGGTTTCCAGAGGAG CCAGAGGGGATCGCGATTGATGCAAGAAAAGTGCTCCTTGAACGAGCCATCGCTGCCGAAGGAACAATAAACTTTGTAATGAACAA GCCTCCTTGGTTGGTGGAAACTGATCCGAAGGAGCTTGGACTAGGAATATATGTATGA
- the LOC103971936 gene encoding uncharacterized protein LOC103971936 isoform X2, producing the protein MEKEKRRGTALLRDGGLLQVLRSEINYELSSSSESSCGHGVGSEVEGFMLEWTELRTQDVVLRRQPDHVFCEEIAVSALLAPLQFRDKDPLPRDVLMKVCIKKAGYDSVLHYDCRAFRCDKDQLLPWTTMDTNDGGIGSDFTIRKAYCSSSVDYLGKCKSVGPIFSSLDPQLQKALKDYLVVRGITPKLTNFLLEHLHRKEHSQYVNWLRTMEGIVAK; encoded by the exons ATGGAAAAAGAGAAG AGGCGTGGAACAGCTCTTCTTCGAGATGGTGGACTACTCCAAGTGCTGCGCTCAGAGATCAACTACGAGCTCTCCTCTTCCAGCGAATCCTCTTGC GGTCATGGGGTGGGGAGTGAGGTTGAAGGCTTCATGCTAGAATGGACTGAACTGCGGACACAGGATGTTGTCCTTCGACGTCAACCTGACCACGTATTTTGTGAGGAGATTGCAGTGTCAGCATTGCTTGCGCCATTGCAGTTTCGAGATAAGGATCCACTCCCCAGGGATGTCTTGATGAAGGTCTGTATTAAGAAGGCAGGGTATGACTCAGTGTTGCACTACGATTGCCGTGCCTTCCGTTGCGATAAAGACCAACTGTTGCCATGGACCACAATGGATACTAATGATGGTGGCATTGGTAGTGATTTTACCATTAGAAAGGCTTATTGTTCTTCATCAGTGGATTATTTGGGAAAATGCAAGTCTGTGGGACCCATATTCAG TTCTTTGGACCCTCAATTACAGAAGGCACTCAAAGACTATCTTGTGGTCAGAGGGATCACTCCAAAGCTGACCAACTTCCTCCTCGAACACTTGCACAGAAAGGAGCATAGCCAGTATGTGAATTGGCTGCGCACCATGGAGGGCATCGTTGCCAAGTGA
- the LOC103971936 gene encoding uncharacterized protein LOC103971936 isoform X1: MSLRHLQRRGTALLRDGGLLQVLRSEINYELSSSSESSCGHGVGSEVEGFMLEWTELRTQDVVLRRQPDHVFCEEIAVSALLAPLQFRDKDPLPRDVLMKVCIKKAGYDSVLHYDCRAFRCDKDQLLPWTTMDTNDGGIGSDFTIRKAYCSSSVDYLGKCKSVGPIFSSLDPQLQKALKDYLVVRGITPKLTNFLLEHLHRKEHSQYVNWLRTMEGIVAK; encoded by the exons ATGTCTCTGCGACATCTCCAGAGGCGTGGAACAGCTCTTCTTCGAGATGGTGGACTACTCCAAGTGCTGCGCTCAGAGATCAACTACGAGCTCTCCTCTTCCAGCGAATCCTCTTGC GGTCATGGGGTGGGGAGTGAGGTTGAAGGCTTCATGCTAGAATGGACTGAACTGCGGACACAGGATGTTGTCCTTCGACGTCAACCTGACCACGTATTTTGTGAGGAGATTGCAGTGTCAGCATTGCTTGCGCCATTGCAGTTTCGAGATAAGGATCCACTCCCCAGGGATGTCTTGATGAAGGTCTGTATTAAGAAGGCAGGGTATGACTCAGTGTTGCACTACGATTGCCGTGCCTTCCGTTGCGATAAAGACCAACTGTTGCCATGGACCACAATGGATACTAATGATGGTGGCATTGGTAGTGATTTTACCATTAGAAAGGCTTATTGTTCTTCATCAGTGGATTATTTGGGAAAATGCAAGTCTGTGGGACCCATATTCAG TTCTTTGGACCCTCAATTACAGAAGGCACTCAAAGACTATCTTGTGGTCAGAGGGATCACTCCAAAGCTGACCAACTTCCTCCTCGAACACTTGCACAGAAAGGAGCATAGCCAGTATGTGAATTGGCTGCGCACCATGGAGGGCATCGTTGCCAAGTGA
- the LOC103971935 gene encoding pentatricopeptide repeat-containing protein At3g02330, mitochondrial-like, producing MKVLPSPTLQPLLCCISAPNPRSTHVSTGRGTSLATRTNIFFSSATKSKPIDHVLKLFHLLPARDTVTWNTAISACLRHCRVDAALRLFVDMLLASSPAPDAITIRLVLRAFSEANDSRLLPQIHAYVLKLQEQLPPSELTVLHTCLLNSYRKFGYVNLAHKVFCGMPDQDVVTFTSMLTGYVQDGRHVESLRIFQGMVESGRFRLNEHVYSCALRACAGNSTLSDAQQIHAHVLKSGMASDVFTGTSLVDLYVKCDEMECARRAFLGISEPSVVSWNALMAGKLDGNEEIMLFGHMRSLGVVPDHMTFANVLRACGDGVGTEEVRQLHGIVMKMMEVKLDTFVSIALFEAYIDHGCFNEAQNVFSEMVQKDDVAYNLAIQGYNRNGHATEAVSLFLECLKMGKELREVTLSSILKEVGLHSGRQLHAMISKFGCSGSGQYNFLLGPLIRMYLDHHFLDDALCVFEKLHQRDLALWTSLISGFSRIGESDAALKLYVRMVTEESVEPPNHYMFSAVLSSCAQIAALEEGKQIHAQVIKSDHRVKCDTFVVSSLLHMYAKSGHIEEAIRLFEKMPKRDMASWNAMISGLVQHGFAKRAIDTFQELVKLK from the coding sequence ATGAAGGTTCTTCCAAGTCCGACCCTCCAACCTCTTCTGTGTTGCATTTCTGCACCAAATCCACGCTCCACCCACGTCTCTACTGGCAGAGGCACCTCCCTCGCCACCCGAACCAATATATTCTTCTCGTCGGCAACCAAATCCAAGCCTATAGACCACGTCCTCAAGCTTTTCCACCTCCTTCCCGCCCGCGACACCGTCACCTGGAACACCGCCATCTCCGCCTGCCTCCGCCACTGCCGAGTCGATGCCGCCCTTCGCCTCTTCGTCGACATGCTCCTTGCTTCCTCCCCTGCACCCGATGCCATCACAATTCGCTTGGTTCTCAGAGCCTTCTCGGAAGCGAACGATTCCCGGCTCTTGCCTCAGATCCATGCTTATGTGCTCAAGCTCCAGGAGCAGCTCCCGCCCTCAGAACTGACCGTCCTTCACACTTGTTTGCTCAATTCGTATAGGAAATTTGGATACGTCAACCTCGCTCATAAGGTGTTCTGCGGAATGCCTGACCAAGATGTCGTTACCTTCACTTCTATGTTGACTGGCTACGTCCAGGACGGCAGACATGTGGAGTCGCTGAGGATTTTCCAGGGAATGGTTGAGAGTGGTCGATTTAGGCTGAACGAGCATGTGTATTCTTGTGCATTACGTGCTTGCGCTGGCAATTCAACCTTGTCCGACGCTCAGCAGATCCATGCACATGTCCTGAAATCAGGCATGGCATCCGATGTGTTCACAGGTACTAGCTTGGTTGATTTGTACGTAAAATGTGATGAGATGGAGTGTGCAAGGAGAGCTTTCTTGGGAATTTCTGAGCCCAGTGTCGTGTCGTGGAACGCACTGATGGCTGGGAAATTGGATGGAAATGAAGAAATTATGTTATTTGGTCACATGAGGTCTTTAGGTGTGGTTCCAGACCACATGACGTTCGCAAATGTTCTTCGAGCTTGTGGAGATGGTGTTGGCACTGAAGAAGTGCGGCAGTTGCATGGCATTGTCATGAAGATGATGGAAGTCAAATTGGATACGTTTGTCAGCATTGCCCTTTTTGAAGCTTACATTGATCATGGCTGCTTCAATGAAGCTCAAAATGTTTTTTCTGAGATGGTGCAAAAGGATGATGTGGCATATAACTTGGCAATTCAAGGGTACAATAGAAATGGGCATGCAACAGAGGCTGTGAGCTTATTTCTTGAGTGTCTGAAGATGGGGAAGGAATTGAGAGaggtaactctgtcatcaatcttGAAGGAAGTAGGATTGCATTCAGGAAGACAGCTGCATGCTATGATTTCCAAGTTTGGATGCTCTGGTAGTGGTCAGTATAACTTCCTACTTGGCCCTTTGATTAGGATGTATTTGGACCATCATTTTTTGGATGATGCACTATGTGTATTTGAAAAGCTTCATCAGCGAGACCTGGCACTGTGGACTTCACTCATCTCAGGGTTTTCCCGGATTGGAGAGAGCGACGCCGCTCTGAAGCTGTATGTCAGAATGGTCACAGAGGAGTCAGTGGAACCTCCAAATCACTACATGTTTTCAGCTGTTCTCAGCTCATGTGCACAAATTGCAGCACTGGAAGAAGGAAAACAGATCCATGCCCAGGTGATCAAGTCAGATCACAGAGTGAAGTGCGATACTTTTGTTGTGAGTAGCTTGTTACACATGTATGCAAAGAGTGGCCACATAGAAGAAGCCATTAGGCTATTTGAAAAGATGCCAAAACGAGACATGGCCTCCTGGAATGCCATGATCAGTGGCCTAGTTCAGCATGGTTTTGCCAAAAGAGCCATTGACACATTCCAAGAATTAGTGAAGCTGAAGTGA
- the LOC135596647 gene encoding uncharacterized protein LOC135596647, translating to MGNGLSPCCLTGSKSLVRLVFWGGATEFLTEKQIAAELMFRFPDRVVCRADSFYIGRPVPVLSMDDELLPGHTYFLLPMDKFPCHDPLTAVSLASLSPDPAKAVSLSGDDQCRPFAYVKGGDGRVLIQVLPEFITKVISSAESVDTCGSGGGALCSTPELKKHYAQLVGQRDRPWSPKLETISESKKRLSVGRISPVRLLGLERRWC from the coding sequence ATGGGCAATGGCCTCTCCCCTTGCTGCCTCACCGGCTCCAAAAGCCTCGTGCGCCTGGTCTTCTGGGGCGGTGCCACGGAGTTCCTGACCGAGAAGCAGATCGCCGCCGAGCTCATGTTCCGCTTCCCAGACCGTGTCGTCTGCCGCGCCGACTCCTTCTACATCGGCCGCCCCGTCCCCGTGCTCTCCATGGATGACGAGCTTCTACCTGGCCACACCTACTTCCTCCTACCCATGGACAAGTTCCCGTGCCACGATCCCCTCACCGCCGTGTCGCTCGCCTCCTTATCCCCCGACCCGGCCAAGGCAGTATCGCTCTCCGGCGACGACCAATGCCGGCCGTTCGCTTACGTGAAGGGCGGCGACGGCCGGGTGCTCATCCAGGTGCTGCCGGAGTTCATAACCAAGGTCATCAGCTCCGCGGAATCCGTCGACACGTGTGGCAGTGGCGGCGGGGCACTGTGCAGCACGCCGGAGTTGAAGAAACACTACGCGCAGCTCGTGGGACAGAGAGATCGGCCGTGGTCTCCGAAGCTAGAGACTATATCGGAGAGCAAGAAGCGCTTATCCGTAGGCAGGATATCGCCTGTAAGGTTATTAGGGTTAGAAAGGAGATGGTGTTGA